In Kaistella sp. 97-N-M2, the sequence AACCGGCCGGAATTGCTTCCTGACCGTTATATAGATGTAAAAAACCTCTGATTTTTTGTTTAAGATAAAGAGAACGGCATTTGTCTTCAAACCTTCTCCACATTGTCATTTCTTCATACCATTTCAGGTAAACTTCTTGCGAAAATTCTTTCATGCGATAGCTTTTGCTTTATTTGGGCATACGTCGCGAAGCGGGTTTCATGCCTATTAAAAATATTTAGCAAAAATAATAAAAATCTTTGTCTTTATTGGTAGCATATTAAAACAAAATTAAAGAGCCAACCAATAAATAATATTACTTTTGAAATTACAATCTTATTTATGGGTAAAACTCCTGCGCCGCTTGTGGCAAAACTCTCGAAAATCATCTCAAACTTCTTCAATCCGCTTACTTCACTTTTTATCTTTTTCATTTATGCCAACCTGCAGCGGTACACGTACAGGGAAACTGCTTTTCTTTTTTTCCTTTGTTATTAATCATCGTAATCCCTGTTTCCCTATGGATTTTTTGGAATGTTAAAAAAGCAAAATATGCGGATATCGACGTTTCGAACAGAGACCAGCGGAAAGGGCTTTATTTCGTTATCGCGGGCGCTCTGCTGGCTTTTCTTTCCTACGATTACTTTTTCCAGAAAAACATAGACATAACGATCATCTTTTTATTGATCTTACTCCTCACGCTGCAGATGAGTAATTATTTTATTAAAAGCTCCATGCATACAGCATTTAATGTGTTTGTTGCAGCGCTGTTTTTTGCCATTAATCCGGTGTTTGGAATAATGTGGCTTGGGATTGCTGTTTTGGTGGGGATTACCCGCATTATTTTGAAGCGACACACGTTGCAAGAAGTATTTACAGGCGCATTGATCGCCATTTTGGTTTCTTTTATTTATCTTTATGCCAACATCAAAATTCAGTCTTAAACCATGAAAATTAATCAGCTTACAACTTCCGAAGAACTTCTTATGACCATTTTGTGGAAACTCGGTTCCGCGTACATGAAAGATGTTATCGAAAATTATCCCGAACCTAAACCGCATCAAAATACGATCTCGACCTTCATTAAAATTTTGGTGGAAAAAGATTTTTTGACCACAGAAAAACATGGACGAATTTTCAAGTACACCGTTGCCGTGCCCTTCGAAAATTACCGGAGATATTTGCTGAAAAATTTTGTTGATCATTATTTCGACGGTTCCGGCCTCGATCTGTTAAAAACTTTAACGGAAGAAAGATTAATTCATACTACGGATATCAAAGGACTTTTCGAAATTGAAACCAGCCTTCATCCGATTACGGAACCCGAACAAAAAAACACAAGTGCAATTAGTGATTATATTGCAGAAATAACGGCGCCAAAAAAGCCGAAGAAAAAGGAAAAGAAAGAAAAAAAGAAAAAAAGAAAGGCAAAAATCTTAAATAGTTGTCAGTACCAAAATTCTTCAATTTCACAGGAATAACTTACCAGAATGATAAAAAAAATTAGAGAAATTTCCGGAAATACAGCCGTGATTATACGTGAATATCCCATGGTTTTAGTCCTTGCTTTTTTGGCTGCCATGGCGTTCATTTTTTCCTCCGACGCCAATTCAACCAGCAGACAAAGCGATTTTGTTTTTATGAAATTCGGTATGGTAGCGCTTTTGGGAATTTCACTGCTTTTTGGGCTGAAAATGCTTTCGCAGCGTATCGGGAAAGGCATTTTGCTCGAAGTGTCAGGGATTATTTTTTTAATTTTTTTCTATTTTCTTCTACCCGCTGATGAAAAAGAATTTACGGAACAGTACGCGTTTCT encodes:
- a CDS encoding BlaI/MecI/CopY family transcriptional regulator, producing MKINQLTTSEELLMTILWKLGSAYMKDVIENYPEPKPHQNTISTFIKILVEKDFLTTEKHGRIFKYTVAVPFENYRRYLLKNFVDHYFDGSGLDLLKTLTEERLIHTTDIKGLFEIETSLHPITEPEQKNTSAISDYIAEITAPKKPKKKEKKEKKKKRKAKILNSCQYQNSSISQE
- a CDS encoding phosphatase PAP2 family protein, which encodes MLLIIVIPVSLWIFWNVKKAKYADIDVSNRDQRKGLYFVIAGALLAFLSYDYFFQKNIDITIIFLLILLLTLQMSNYFIKSSMHTAFNVFVAALFFAINPVFGIMWLGIAVLVGITRIILKRHTLQEVFTGALIAILVSFIYLYANIKIQS